The Thermodesulfobacteriota bacterium sequence TTCTGTAAGATAATTAAGCATCATTACACATGACATCATCAGTGCTAGAGGGTTTGCTATGTTTTTGCCGGCTATATCGGGAGCAGAGCCGTGTACTGCTTCAAAAACTGCTCTACCATCCCCTATGTTTGAGCCAGGTACTACACCAAGCCCACCGACTAAGCCTGCGCACAGGTCGCTAAGCAGGTCGCCGTATAAGTTTTCGAGCAGAAGTATGTCAAACTGGGTCGGGTCCTGTACAAGTTTCATACAGCCA is a genomic window containing:
- a CDS encoding isocitrate/isopropylmalate family dehydrogenase, producing GCMKLVQDPTQFDILLLENLYGDLLSDLCAGLVGGLGVVPGSNIGDGRAVFEAVHGSAPDIAGKNIANPLALMMSCVMMLNYLTENEGIEYYAECATKIRNAYNKAVELGATTRDLGGDLGTQEFADAVIERM